From Cellulosimicrobium cellulans, the proteins below share one genomic window:
- a CDS encoding permease prefix domain 1-containing protein, with product MTLTDRYVAATLRRVPTDQHADLEQELRASVADAVEAKVEAGTDPARAETDVLNDLGDPDRLAADLAGRPLYLVGPTLYLDWLRLLKVLLWVSLIPGAIVLTTGLVEGDAVGSAIWSGIWTTASVALQIAFWTTLVFVLLERYGAPRSQDELTGPWTVDRLPTERAPREVTLVDTVVSVGLLVLVAAVLLLQNVATYRGPDGTAVPVLHPDLWPAWTGVLVALVAAEIVLTILVYARGQWTVGLAVVNTITGALFAGAVVWLASADRLVNPAFLEVTGGDSLAWLSNAIIAGTLVIAAWDVIDVWVKTLRGRRA from the coding sequence ATGACGCTCACCGACCGCTACGTCGCCGCCACGCTGCGCCGCGTCCCCACCGACCAGCACGCCGACCTCGAGCAGGAGCTGCGCGCGTCCGTCGCCGACGCCGTCGAGGCCAAGGTCGAGGCCGGCACCGACCCGGCGCGGGCCGAGACCGACGTCCTCAACGACCTCGGCGACCCCGACCGCCTCGCGGCCGACCTCGCCGGCCGGCCGCTCTACCTCGTCGGCCCCACGCTCTACCTCGACTGGCTGCGCCTCCTCAAGGTCCTGCTCTGGGTCAGCCTCATCCCCGGGGCGATCGTGCTCACGACGGGCCTCGTCGAGGGTGACGCCGTCGGGTCGGCCATCTGGAGCGGCATCTGGACGACCGCCTCGGTCGCGCTCCAGATCGCGTTCTGGACGACGCTCGTCTTCGTCCTGCTCGAGCGCTACGGCGCCCCGCGGAGCCAGGACGAGCTCACGGGCCCCTGGACGGTCGACCGCCTCCCGACCGAGCGCGCGCCCCGGGAGGTCACGCTCGTCGACACGGTCGTGTCGGTCGGCCTGCTCGTCCTGGTCGCCGCCGTGCTGCTCCTCCAGAACGTCGCGACCTACCGGGGTCCCGACGGCACCGCGGTCCCCGTGCTGCACCCCGACCTGTGGCCCGCCTGGACCGGCGTGCTCGTCGCGCTCGTCGCGGCCGAGATCGTGCTCACGATCCTCGTGTACGCACGCGGCCAGTGGACCGTCGGCCTCGCGGTCGTCAACACGATCACCGGCGCGCTGTTCGCGGGCGCCGTGGTGTGGCTCGCGAGCGCCGACCGCCTCGTCAACCCGGCGTTCCTCGAGGTCACCGGCGGGGACTCGCTCGCCTGGCTCTCGAACGCCATCATCGCCGGGACCCTCGTCATCGCGGCCTGGGACGTCATCGACGTCTGGGTCAAGACTCTGC
- a CDS encoding PadR family transcriptional regulator translates to MTDPEIYAGHSQEVRRGSVVVASLLLLRTPGYGYGLLEALAAAGVPVDANTLYPLLRRLEKQGLLVSEWNTDEARPRKFYRTSPAGERFARDLLDEWLAIAQSLRTIDSQEGTS, encoded by the coding sequence ATGACCGATCCCGAGATCTACGCCGGGCACAGCCAGGAGGTGCGTCGCGGCTCCGTCGTCGTCGCGAGCCTGCTGCTGCTGCGCACGCCCGGCTACGGCTACGGGCTCCTCGAGGCGCTCGCCGCAGCGGGCGTCCCCGTCGACGCCAACACCCTCTACCCGCTCCTGCGCCGGCTCGAGAAGCAGGGCCTCCTCGTGAGCGAGTGGAACACCGACGAGGCGCGGCCGCGCAAGTTCTACCGCACCTCCCCCGCGGGCGAGCGCTTCGCCCGCGACCTGCTCGACGAGTGGCTCGCCATCGCGCAGAGCCTCCGGACCATCGACTCCCAGGAAGGCACGTCATGA
- a CDS encoding metal-dependent transcriptional regulator, with translation MTDLIDTTEMYLKSIYELQEEGIPPLRARIAERLGHSGPTVSQTVARMERDGLVVVGGDRQLELTTLGQQTAVRVMRKHRLAERLLTDVIKLDWEQVHTEACRWEHVMSDLVEQRLVALLDHPAHDPYGNPIPGLRELGEDLPEVEYLDGVVSLTAHLAAHGVGPDGETRVVLQRIAEPVQVDVELLARLAEAGVFPRRTLVVTVNDGVVTASGDGAETVLDLPDDVARHLFVTAD, from the coding sequence GTGACCGACCTGATCGACACCACCGAGATGTACCTGAAGTCGATCTACGAGCTGCAGGAGGAGGGGATCCCCCCGCTGCGCGCGCGGATCGCCGAGCGCCTCGGGCACTCGGGGCCGACCGTCTCCCAGACCGTCGCGCGCATGGAGCGCGACGGCCTCGTCGTCGTCGGCGGCGACCGCCAGCTCGAGCTCACGACGCTCGGACAGCAGACGGCGGTGCGCGTCATGCGCAAGCACCGCCTCGCCGAGCGGCTCCTCACCGACGTCATCAAGCTCGACTGGGAGCAGGTCCACACCGAGGCCTGCCGCTGGGAGCACGTCATGAGCGACCTCGTCGAGCAGCGCCTCGTCGCGCTCCTCGACCACCCCGCGCACGACCCCTACGGCAACCCGATCCCGGGCCTGCGCGAGCTGGGCGAGGACCTGCCGGAGGTCGAGTACCTCGACGGCGTCGTGTCGCTCACCGCGCACCTCGCCGCCCACGGCGTCGGGCCTGACGGCGAGACGCGCGTCGTCCTCCAGCGCATCGCCGAGCCGGTCCAGGTCGACGTCGAGCTGCTCGCGCGTCTCGCCGAGGCGGGCGTCTTCCCGCGCCGGACCCTCGTCGTGACGGTGAACGACGGCGTCGTCACCGCGTCGGGAGACGGCGCGGAGACCGTCCTCGACCTGCCCGACGACGTAGCCCGCCACCTCTTCGTCACGGCGGACTGA
- a CDS encoding superoxide dismutase, whose translation MPVYTLPELSYDYGALEPHISGRIMELHHSKHHQAYVTGANTALEKLAEARETGDFAAINLHEKNLAFNLGGHVNHSAFWTNLSPEGGGEPTGEIGAAIDEHFGSFDAFKKQFAAVAAGVQGSGWAILAWDSIGSKLVTVQLYDQQGNLTLGLTPIVLLDVWEHAYYLDYQNVRADYVTAWWNLVNWSDAEARLQRAKTQTAGLIVPA comes from the coding sequence ATGCCTGTCTACACTCTCCCCGAGCTGTCCTACGACTACGGTGCGCTCGAGCCGCACATCTCCGGGCGGATCATGGAGCTGCACCACTCCAAGCACCACCAGGCCTACGTCACCGGCGCGAACACCGCCCTGGAGAAGCTCGCCGAGGCCCGCGAGACCGGCGACTTCGCCGCGATCAACCTGCACGAGAAGAACCTCGCGTTCAACCTCGGCGGCCACGTCAACCACTCCGCGTTCTGGACCAACCTCTCCCCCGAGGGCGGCGGCGAGCCCACCGGCGAGATCGGCGCCGCGATCGACGAGCACTTCGGCTCCTTCGACGCCTTCAAGAAGCAGTTCGCCGCCGTCGCCGCCGGCGTCCAGGGCTCCGGCTGGGCCATCCTCGCCTGGGACTCCATCGGCTCCAAGCTCGTCACCGTCCAGCTCTACGACCAGCAGGGCAACCTCACCCTCGGCCTCACGCCGATCGTGCTGCTCGACGTCTGGGAGCACGCCTACTACCTCGACTACCAGAACGTGCGCGCCGACTACGTCACCGCCTGGTGGAACCTCGTCAACTGGTCCGACGCCGAGGCCCGCCTCCAGCGCGCCAAGACCCAGACCGCCGGCCTCATCGTCCCCGCCTGA
- a CDS encoding iron chaperone, whose amino-acid sequence MGTVTDYLAGVDEPDRATLARVVEVARDVVPDATEGTSYGMPALLYRSKALLSAMASAKHLAVYPFSPAAVTAVEPRLDGFSHAKGTVRFSSDHPLPDDVVRDLVAARVAEIDAQLDR is encoded by the coding sequence ATGGGGACCGTCACGGACTACCTGGCCGGCGTCGACGAGCCGGACCGCGCGACGCTCGCACGCGTCGTCGAGGTCGCGCGCGACGTCGTGCCCGACGCCACCGAGGGCACGAGCTACGGCATGCCCGCACTGCTGTACCGCAGCAAGGCGCTGCTGAGCGCCATGGCGTCGGCGAAGCACCTCGCGGTCTATCCGTTCAGCCCGGCCGCGGTGACCGCCGTCGAGCCGCGGCTCGACGGCTTCTCGCACGCGAAGGGGACCGTCCGGTTCTCGAGCGACCACCCGCTGCCCGACGACGTCGTCCGCGACCTCGTCGCGGCACGCGTCGCGGAGATCGACGCGCAGCTCGACCGCTGA
- the arfB gene encoding alternative ribosome rescue aminoacyl-tRNA hydrolase ArfB: protein MPDDARPGLRVTTTLVVPEAGLSRRFSRSSGPGGQGVNTTDSRVELSWDVARSAVLTESQRARLLDRLGRRLVGGVVTVAASEHREQRRNREAARTRLAALLADAVAPPGPPRRATRPTRGSVERRIGAKKRRTDVKRLRRPPQD, encoded by the coding sequence ATGCCCGACGACGCCCGCCCCGGCCTGCGCGTGACGACCACCCTGGTCGTCCCCGAGGCAGGGCTGTCGCGGCGCTTCTCGCGCTCGTCCGGGCCGGGCGGGCAGGGCGTCAACACGACGGACTCGCGCGTCGAGCTGTCGTGGGACGTCGCGCGGTCGGCGGTGCTCACGGAGTCCCAGCGCGCGCGGCTGCTGGACCGCCTGGGCCGGCGGCTCGTCGGGGGCGTCGTCACCGTCGCGGCGTCGGAGCACCGGGAGCAGCGGCGCAACCGCGAGGCCGCGCGGACGCGGCTCGCCGCCCTGCTGGCCGACGCCGTCGCCCCGCCCGGGCCGCCGCGGCGCGCGACCCGACCCACGCGGGGCTCGGTCGAGCGCCGGATCGGCGCCAAGAAGCGGCGGACCGACGTCAAGCGCCTGCGCCGGCCGCCACAGGACTGA
- a CDS encoding VOC family protein, producing the protein MTSRISHTTFDARDSYAQSVFWAQVLGYTDVPGDPNLPGHEECMIIPPADAATPVESRGHVLFVEVPDDKELKNRVHLDLRPTDRTREEEVERVLALGATQVADRRTPDGGGWVVLADPEGNEFCILRSDAELAAAAAR; encoded by the coding sequence ATGACCTCTCGCATCTCCCACACCACGTTCGACGCGCGCGACTCCTACGCGCAGTCCGTCTTCTGGGCCCAGGTCCTCGGGTACACCGACGTGCCCGGCGACCCCAACCTCCCCGGTCACGAGGAGTGCATGATCATCCCGCCGGCCGACGCCGCGACGCCCGTCGAGAGCCGGGGGCACGTCCTGTTCGTCGAGGTGCCCGACGACAAGGAGCTCAAGAACCGCGTCCACCTCGACCTGCGGCCCACGGACCGCACGCGCGAGGAGGAGGTCGAGCGCGTGCTCGCGCTCGGGGCGACGCAGGTCGCGGACCGGCGCACGCCCGACGGCGGGGGCTGGGTCGTGCTCGCCGACCCGGAGGGCAACGAGTTCTGCATCCTGCGCAGCGACGCCGAGCTCGCGGCGGCGGCCGCGCGCTAG
- a CDS encoding helix-turn-helix transcriptional regulator: MTSSERDPVLGARRSARAVALRRARDVLVLDDGSGHDPDPLWSRVREQVRREARLRVVTVEPPRDGTLDDGPTDDEALDEGPFDTTPPATEHPAPDDPRDGPAVEHRVAPTLPVSLVALDDTVVLVARPDRTRAVTDRDAVLALRALAESEWGRARAADDALAPSEDTLLRLLAEGKTDTAVAARLGVSPRTVRRHAAGLMGRLGATSRFEAGARAAQRGWIRITDR, from the coding sequence GTGACGTCGTCGGAGCGGGACCCGGTCCTCGGCGCCAGGCGCTCCGCGCGGGCCGTCGCGCTGCGCCGCGCGCGCGACGTCCTGGTCCTCGACGACGGCAGCGGGCACGACCCGGACCCCCTCTGGTCGCGGGTCCGCGAGCAGGTTCGGCGCGAGGCACGCCTCCGGGTCGTGACGGTCGAGCCGCCGCGCGACGGGACCCTCGACGACGGGCCGACCGACGACGAGGCGCTCGACGAGGGTCCTTTCGACACCACGCCACCCGCCACGGAGCACCCGGCGCCCGACGACCCTCGCGACGGACCCGCCGTCGAGCACCGCGTGGCCCCGACGCTGCCCGTGTCGCTCGTCGCCCTCGACGACACGGTCGTGCTCGTCGCCCGCCCGGACCGCACGCGGGCCGTGACCGACCGCGACGCCGTCCTCGCGCTGCGAGCGCTCGCCGAGTCCGAGTGGGGCCGGGCGCGGGCGGCCGACGACGCGCTGGCCCCGAGCGAGGACACGCTGCTGCGGCTCCTCGCCGAGGGCAAGACCGACACCGCCGTCGCCGCGCGGCTCGGGGTGTCGCCGCGGACGGTCCGACGTCACGCGGCCGGGCTCATGGGCCGGCTCGGCGCGACGAGCCGGTTCGAGGCCGGCGCCCGGGCGGCCCAGCGCGGCTGGATCCGGATCACGGACCGCTAG